The Streptomyces noursei ATCC 11455 sequence CGAGGTCGGTGTTGGAGCGGTCGCGGAACCAGGCGACCGCCTTGTAGGCCACTAACGCCCAGGCCGCGGCCCCGAAGCAGAGGTAGACGACGTCAAACACCGGCTTCCTCCTCCGGCCCGGTGGCCTCCTGCTGGCGGCGGATGTGCTGGAGGGCGGGCCCCAGTGCCGCCGCGACCTCTGCGGCCGGGCCCTCCAGCGGGAGTTCCCGCTCCACCGCGGAGGGCACCACGTGCTCCATCAGGAGCGTGCCGAGCACTTCGGTCTCCCGCTCGGCGAGGTTGTCGTAGCCGTGGTGCCGGGCGAAGCCCATGGTCAGGCCCATCCGTCGCATGGCGGTGGCGACGTCCACGGACGGGGTCCACATCCGCAGCGCGTCCTCCGTGACGGCCGGGTCCTGGGCGTGCCCGAGAAGGAGGTGGCTGAGTTCGTGCAGCACGATGTGGGTCTGGTGCCAGGGGGAGGTCTTGAGCTCGTAGAAGACCCAGTAGCCGTCGTCCGTGGTGGCGGTCATTCCGGAGACGACCCCGCCCAGGCTCATCGGCACCAGGTGGACGGGCCGCTCCACCCGTGCCGCGACGATGTCGCAGATCCCCCGCAGATCGGTCGAGGCGGGCAGCCGCAGCTCCTTGATGAGCTGCTTGCACCGCCTGCGCATCTGCCCCACTCGCATGCTCGTCCCGTCCTCGTGTCCGGCCCGCCGCCAGGTAGTGAAGATCCGGTCGCGCTCAGCGGTCTGTATCGGGCCGTGCGCCACGCCGATCACCACCCTGCTCCGACGGGCCGTCCGGCAGGTTCATCTGCTGGCGGAACTGGGAGATGATCGTCGTCAGACTGTCCTGCACCTCCGGGGGCAGCCCGACCGAGCGCAGTGCGATGGCGCGCACCCGTTGGTCCCGCATGGCGGCGAGGAACCGGACCTCCTCCTCCACCCGCGCGGCCTGCGGCTGCGAGAGGTCCCCCAGCAGGTAGCCGACCGGCACCGCGAAGAACTTCGCCAGCGCCCGCAGGAGTTCGGGGCCGGGGTTGGTCCGTCGCCCGTTGCGGAGCATCGACAGGTACTGCTCGGTGACCCTGACCCCGCCGTACTCCGCCGCCCCCTGGCTGATCTCGTCGGCCACATGGGCGTTGGTGTACGGCGCACCCGGTGGGTGCATGTGCGCGAACAGGTGGTTGAGCCGTTCCGCGAGCACGCTGCCCTCCCCCTTGGGCCGGCTGTCGCCCCCCACTGTCATCCCCCGTTCAATCCAGCGCCCCAACGAGCAGTTAAGGCCGTTGCTGCCACGTCCCCATCCTGACACGCCGGGAACGCGCCGCACCAGTCCACGTACGGACAGTGAGGAGCCTCGAACTTAACCGCGAGTTGAGTGACATGGCAACAACTACCCGTCGATCATGACGGGACTCACCCCGCATCGGGAGGGCGAGGGCCGAACACATCCATTACGGACACCGGGTGGTCGGCGCGGAGTTCTCGCCCGTCGAGGACTCCCGGGGACGGGTCGTCCACCCGCAGCGGTGCCGGAGGGGCTGGACCGCACGGGCACGCGCCTGGTCGTGATCGGCAGCGGCGCCGAACTCGGCCACGGCACCGCGGCGTTGAACGCGTGGACGGGCGCCGGCCACCTGGCGGCGACCGCCACGTGGGGCGCCTTCTCGGGGCACGCACCGAGCGACGTGCGGAGTGGCATCGCCGTCGTGCACCACGCGCCGCCGTTCGGGGCGGCGGAGCGCGACGTCGGTCACGGCGTGCGCTGCGGACCAGCCGAGTGCGCCGATCCCCGCATGGCCCCAGGAATGATCAAGGGGCCGTTCCAGATTTCTCTGAAACGGCCCCTGACCTGCGACTCTTTCGAGTCGGGACGACAGGATTTGAACCTGCGACCCCTTGACCCCCAGTCAAGTGCGCTACCAAGCTGCGCCACGTCCCGGTGCCCGCTGCGCCGGGGAGTTCCCCGGGCGGTCGTGCACGAGAACAATACCGCATGTCAGAGGGTGCGTGCTGCCATTTCCCGACCGGGGCGGGCGACGGGGCAGGTGGCGGGGCGGGCGGGATGAGTACCCGTACTCATGCGGCGGCGTCACCGCGCGGCCACGCTACGCGCATGACTTCTCCATCG is a genomic window containing:
- a CDS encoding helix-turn-helix domain-containing protein, whose translation is MTVGGDSRPKGEGSVLAERLNHLFAHMHPPGAPYTNAHVADEISQGAAEYGGVRVTEQYLSMLRNGRRTNPGPELLRALAKFFAVPVGYLLGDLSQPQAARVEEEVRFLAAMRDQRVRAIALRSVGLPPEVQDSLTTIISQFRQQMNLPDGPSEQGGDRRGARPDTDR